The following coding sequences are from one Mycobacterium bourgelatii window:
- a CDS encoding WhiB family transcriptional regulator, protein MSEMRSVPRRLDLVSVKSAPRSAASEDRSWVTKAACKTADPDELFVRGAAQRQAAIICRHCPVMQQCAADALDNQVEYGVWGGMTERQRRALLKQHPDVVSWASFFEKRAKRSTG, encoded by the coding sequence GTGTCAGAAATGCGCTCGGTTCCCCGGCGACTTGATCTCGTATCGGTAAAAAGCGCCCCACGCTCAGCCGCTTCAGAAGACCGGTCCTGGGTGACGAAGGCGGCGTGCAAGACCGCAGATCCCGACGAACTCTTTGTGCGCGGCGCCGCGCAGCGCCAGGCCGCGATCATTTGTCGACACTGCCCCGTCATGCAGCAGTGCGCGGCCGATGCGCTCGACAACCAGGTCGAGTACGGGGTCTGGGGAGGCATGACTGAACGCCAGCGCAGGGCCCTACTCAAACAGCATCCCGACGTCGTCTCGTGGGCGAGCTTCTTCGAAAAGCGCGCCAAACGCTCGACCGGATAG
- a CDS encoding FKBP-type peptidyl-prolyl cis-trans isomerase → MYSSVALAACTAAVLTFAGAGTASAAATCPTAAPQNSGTPEWTLSGTTGSVAVTGSTDTTAPVVKVTGPFSVNQTQVHTLRAGDGPVVSNNATVSVCYMGVNGRDGSVFDSSYQRGVPVDFPLTGVVPGFQKAIAGQKVGSTVAVAMTSADGYPEGQPRAGILPGDTLVFAIKILSAS, encoded by the coding sequence ATGTATTCCTCTGTCGCTCTCGCCGCTTGCACGGCAGCCGTTCTCACGTTCGCGGGAGCGGGCACGGCAAGCGCGGCCGCAACGTGTCCCACTGCAGCACCACAGAACAGCGGAACGCCGGAATGGACGCTTTCGGGGACCACCGGAAGCGTCGCGGTCACCGGCTCCACCGACACGACCGCGCCGGTCGTGAAAGTGACGGGACCGTTCAGCGTGAACCAGACCCAGGTGCATACGTTGCGCGCGGGTGACGGGCCGGTCGTCTCCAACAACGCAACCGTTTCCGTCTGCTACATGGGCGTCAATGGGCGCGACGGTTCGGTTTTCGACAGCAGCTACCAGCGGGGTGTGCCGGTCGACTTTCCGCTCACCGGTGTCGTGCCAGGCTTCCAAAAGGCCATCGCCGGACAGAAGGTCGGGTCCACCGTCGCCGTCGCAATGACGTCCGCGGACGGCTATCCCGAGGGGCAACCCCGGGCCGGCATCTTGCCCGGCGACACGCTCGTCTTCGCGATCAAGATCCTCAGCGCCTCCTGA
- a CDS encoding oxygenase MpaB family protein, whose amino-acid sequence MKLPRQRIIEDFEKMVGRHDDPAIYGGPDGDPGLIGPDSVSWRVHADLAAVTQAGTAAIVLEVLHPSVIAGVQDMSTYREDPFKRARATLGYVLATTFGNTAAATRIIEHVKHIHSFVNGTRPDGVPYRALDPDLIAWVHTAIPWMILRTYERTNRPLSTAEKDAYLAEQAVIGKMGGADWVPTNTAELDEYVATMRPKLAVNSQTREFIDFLLSAPFGPSLPPAADAALHRFALYAGMSAAPKWARELIGFDRPSPLIRAMIRPYLYFDARMLRWAFGTPRYVEMARARASGAQQLKAAG is encoded by the coding sequence GTGAAGCTGCCTCGCCAACGGATCATCGAAGACTTCGAGAAGATGGTCGGGCGCCACGACGACCCAGCCATCTACGGCGGCCCGGACGGCGACCCCGGGCTGATCGGGCCGGACAGCGTGTCCTGGCGGGTGCATGCCGACCTCGCGGCCGTTACCCAGGCCGGCACCGCGGCGATCGTGCTCGAAGTTCTGCACCCGTCGGTTATCGCAGGCGTGCAAGACATGTCGACGTATCGGGAAGACCCCTTCAAACGTGCGCGCGCGACGCTGGGTTACGTGCTTGCCACCACCTTCGGAAACACCGCGGCCGCAACCCGAATCATCGAGCACGTCAAGCACATTCATTCGTTCGTCAACGGCACCCGACCCGACGGCGTGCCTTACCGGGCGCTCGATCCCGACCTGATCGCGTGGGTGCACACGGCCATCCCGTGGATGATCCTGCGCACCTACGAACGCACCAACCGTCCGTTGAGCACAGCCGAAAAGGATGCTTACCTGGCTGAGCAAGCCGTCATCGGCAAGATGGGCGGCGCGGACTGGGTGCCGACCAACACCGCCGAACTCGACGAGTACGTTGCCACGATGCGGCCCAAACTCGCCGTGAACAGCCAGACCAGAGAATTCATCGACTTCCTGCTATCCGCACCGTTCGGCCCCAGCCTGCCGCCGGCGGCCGATGCCGCGCTGCACCGCTTCGCCCTCTATGCGGGAATGAGCGCCGCTCCCAAGTGGGCCCGTGAACTCATCGGATTCGATCGCCCGTCGCCGTTAATACGCGCCATGATCCGTCCGTATCTTTACTTCGACGCGCGAATGTTGCGCTGGGCGTTCGGGACTCCGCGCTATGTCGAAATGGCGCGGGCGCGCGCAAGCGGCGCGCAGCAACTGAAAGCGGCCGGGTGA
- a CDS encoding TetR/AcrR family transcriptional regulator encodes MTEGALVRMLGSAATGGVDPEAADRTTQRILDAALQEAATVGLQRLTVEDVVRRARVARMTVYRRYPRRDDLVEALVRRETQRFLAAVADGIEKTKDPQDGVVEAFIAAVRFSRSHPMLRRAAHTESALSAADNAELLDIGAAFIARQIHGEAPGAPTQPVRWVADVFARLFMTYIATPPTDPDFGDDDELRRFAHEVLTPMVERAVGTGE; translated from the coding sequence GTGACCGAGGGCGCCCTGGTCAGGATGCTCGGTTCCGCCGCTACTGGCGGTGTCGACCCCGAGGCCGCCGACCGCACGACGCAGCGGATCCTCGACGCTGCGCTCCAGGAGGCGGCAACCGTTGGGCTGCAACGGCTTACGGTAGAAGATGTGGTGCGCCGAGCGAGGGTGGCCAGGATGACCGTCTACCGGCGGTACCCTCGCCGCGACGATCTCGTCGAAGCCTTGGTGCGACGTGAGACGCAGCGATTCCTCGCCGCCGTGGCGGACGGAATCGAGAAGACGAAGGACCCGCAGGACGGCGTTGTCGAGGCGTTCATCGCGGCAGTGCGCTTTTCGCGCTCGCACCCGATGCTGCGCCGGGCCGCCCACACCGAGTCGGCGCTATCCGCCGCCGACAACGCCGAACTGCTGGACATCGGTGCCGCGTTCATTGCCAGGCAAATTCATGGAGAAGCGCCGGGCGCCCCGACTCAACCGGTGCGATGGGTGGCCGATGTCTTCGCGCGGCTCTTCATGACCTACATCGCAACTCCGCCAACGGATCCCGACTTCGGTGATGACGACGAGCTGCGGCGGTTCGCCCATGAGGTGCTGACGCCGATGGTCGAACGTGCGGTCGGGACCGGCGAATAG
- a CDS encoding type II toxin-antitoxin system Phd/YefM family antitoxin, producing the protein MAEVVSVRDLRNNGGEVLRRVERGERIIVTRDGTPVAELNPLPRRSTSPTELIRRRRHLPRVDLDKLRSDLDSVLDASL; encoded by the coding sequence ATGGCTGAGGTTGTGTCAGTGCGCGACCTGCGCAACAACGGTGGGGAAGTGTTGCGTCGTGTTGAGCGCGGAGAGCGGATCATCGTGACACGTGATGGCACGCCGGTGGCTGAACTCAACCCACTGCCTCGTAGGAGCACCAGTCCGACTGAACTCATTCGCCGACGTCGGCACCTTCCGCGCGTGGACCTCGACAAGTTGCGTTCGGATCTCGACAGCGTGCTGGACGCTTCTTTATGA
- a CDS encoding type II toxin-antitoxin system VapC family toxin yields the protein MSRSDDRQLGMLDTSTVILLGRLADPGELPEESVISAITLAELSAGPLVARSEAERSARQQHLQQAEADFGVLPFDAASARAFGGIAADLRASGRKSNARAYDALIAATAVAHGVPLYTCNPSDFAGIHQLDLRAVTHPDR from the coding sequence ATGAGTCGATCTGATGACCGGCAACTAGGCATGCTCGACACCTCGACGGTGATCTTGCTCGGCAGATTGGCCGATCCCGGTGAACTCCCCGAAGAGTCGGTGATAAGCGCCATCACCCTTGCCGAGCTATCGGCGGGTCCGCTCGTCGCCCGCAGTGAAGCCGAACGCAGCGCACGCCAGCAACATCTACAGCAGGCGGAAGCGGATTTTGGAGTCCTTCCGTTCGATGCCGCAAGCGCGCGGGCGTTTGGGGGAATCGCTGCAGACTTGCGGGCCTCGGGACGCAAATCTAATGCTCGAGCCTACGACGCGTTGATCGCTGCCACTGCCGTCGCACACGGTGTGCCGTTGTACACCTGCAACCCAAGTGATTTCGCCGGAATCCACCAGTTGGACCTACGCGCGGTTACGCACCCGGATCGTTGA